The following is a genomic window from Bacteroidota bacterium.
AGAACGAGCAAAACTTGATGGACCAACCCTCCTTTTAATGGGTGGCGTTCATGGTGATGAAATAAATGGAGTTGCTATAGTCAGGGATATTATTCGTAAAAAACTCAACAAACCCAAATGTGGGACAATCATATGCATTCCTGTTTTCAATGTTTTTGGATACTTAAACCAGGAACGTAAATTTCCAGATGGTAGAGATTTAAACAGAATGTTTCCTGGATCAATAAATGGTTCTCTTGCCAGTCAGTTTGCCTATCAGTTTACCAAAGAAATTGCTCCATTGGTTGATTATGTTATTGACTTTCATACCGGAGGTTCTGAAAGATGGAATTATCCAAATGTAAGATGTGTTTTCAATCAAGAAAAATCGTTTGATCTTGCAAAAGTATTCGGCTCACCTTTCATTTTGAATTCGAATTATATTGCTAAATCAGTACGGGATACTATAAATAAGCTTGGTAAAACTATTTTGTTATATGAAGGTGGGAAATCATCAGATTTAGATGACAAGGTAATCGATTGTGGTGTTGAAGGGGCCTTAAATGTGATGAAATATTTAGGCATGCATGACGGAGAAATTAGTAAAAAGAACACGCCTGTATTAATCGAAAAATCGAAATGGTTACGCGCTCCTTTTTCAGGAATGTTTCAATTACTAATAGAAAACGGGACATGGGTTAGCGCGAAAACACTACTTGCTAAAATTACGGACCCCTATGGTGATTTCGAAAAGAAAGTGTATGCACCTTTCGATTGCTATATATTTAGTGTAAACACTGCACCTATCGTAAATAAGGGTGATGCAATCTTCCATATTAGTATTGAAACAATATAGTTAATTATTTAATGGAATATCAGAAATTTGATTTTTTGAAGAAATGACTAATTTTCAATATCATAAATGAAAAACACATATTTCAAGACCGTTGCATGGTAAATGTGGATAAACACGAGCAAAAAACGAATCCAAGAACCTGTTAATCAGCGCGATAGATTGTATATTTGTAGTATGAAATTACAAAAAGCCCTATCATTGGCAGACAGTATTTGCGATTTA
Proteins encoded in this region:
- a CDS encoding succinylglutamate desuccinylase/aspartoacylase family protein, which encodes MSNSKFEILGKEIKKGERTFLELEVAKLHTRNSMKITIIVERAKLDGPTLLLMGGVHGDEINGVAIVRDIIRKKLNKPKCGTIICIPVFNVFGYLNQERKFPDGRDLNRMFPGSINGSLASQFAYQFTKEIAPLVDYVIDFHTGGSERWNYPNVRCVFNQEKSFDLAKVFGSPFILNSNYIAKSVRDTINKLGKTILLYEGGKSSDLDDKVIDCGVEGALNVMKYLGMHDGEISKKNTPVLIEKSKWLRAPFSGMFQLLIENGTWVSAKTLLAKITDPYGDFEKKVYAPFDCYIFSVNTAPIVNKGDAIFHISIETI